The DNA region GAGAGGGCCGCCAGGCTCCGATCCTGGTTGTCGCGGATGAGATTGCCGATGCGAAGGAGCACAAAACCCATCAAGGGCACCTTTGGCATTATCAACGTGCGAGCACGTCTGGATATCGGGCGCGAAAACTGAACTGGATAGCCGACACGATTCACTTCGCGCCTTCGAACTTCAGCCGATTGTTGCAATTAGCAGATCTCGTCGCGTACCTCAACTTCCGGGTGCACAGCGGCAGAGATAAAGACCCCAGGGCGATTGAGACGAATGAAATGCTGTGTTCTCTTTACATGCCGAGGGTTCGGCACCGTTTGTGCTGGTGCCCGTGAAGCACATCGACCCCGCCGAGGCGGGGTCGAAGGCGGACAGGCATCGCTCTAAGAACGATGGCCTAGTACCAGGATAACGAGAACATCAGACAACGTGGGGAGGCTGCCCGGAGTTTTCTGTCACAAGGTTCTTGGCGAAACAACTCGAGAACGCGACCAGCTTGTGCTGTTCGGGCTGAAAGCAGGGGGCGGCGGTAGCCATTTTCCATGCAGCGGCACCGCGTCCGCCTCTCGACTCTCTTGTCCGCAGGGTGACCTGCTCCAGCTCAGGCTCACACCAGAGTGCTCCTGCAGCACGTTCCGCATTGCGAAGAGTTCAATCCCGACAGGGCAGAACAGTTCCGGGCGGCTCAGCCCGTTGTCAGCTCTTTGACGACCGATTCGATTTCCTCGCTGCTGGGGCCTGGTTGCGCGACGAATGCTGTGGACCGGTAGTAGCGCAGCTCGCGCACCGATTCGACAATGTCCGCGAGCGCCCGGTGGGCGAGCCCTTTTTCGGGTTGGTTGAAGTAAATCCTCGGATACCAGCGCCGCGACAGCTCTTTGATCGTGCTCACGTCCACCATGCGGTAGTGCAGCCACGCGTCGAGCTCCGGCATGTCTTTCGCCAGGAAAGACCGGTCGGTGGCGATGGAGTTCCCCGCCAGGATGGCGGTGCGCGGGGCGGGGAAGCGTTCTTTGACGTAGGCGAGCACGCGCTCCTCGGCTTCGGCGAGGGACAGCTCGGAGGCGCGCACGGCTTCGGTGAGCCCGGAGCTCGCGTGCATATTCGTCACGTACTCGTCCATCTGGGCGAGTTTGTCCTCCTCGGCGTGGATCACCAGGTCGATCCCGTCGTCGATGATGTTCAGCTCGCCGTCGGTGACCAGGGCGGCGATCTCGATGAGCTGGTCGAAGCCGGGGCGCAGCCCGGTCATCTCGCAGTCCACCCACAGCAAACGGTCTTTCGTGTCGCCCATGCTCACTTGCCTCCGTAAAAGCGGTACATGGCCCTCGCCCACAGCGGCCTCGGGAGGTAGTTCGCGAGCGCGGACTGGACCTTGTGCGCGGCGATGGGGGCCACCCGGAGCTTGTTGCGCGCCACGCCCTCGACCGCGGCCTTGGCGGTTTGTTCCGCGGTGGCGCACAGGAAGCCCGGCACGCGCGTCAGCGGGCCGGTGAGCAGTCCGGTGTGGACGACGCCAGGGGCGAGCAGGGTCACATTGACGCCACGTCCGCGCACGTCGAAGTGCA from Segniliparus rotundus DSM 44985 includes:
- the orn gene encoding oligoribonuclease produces the protein MGDTKDRLLWVDCEMTGLRPGFDQLIEIAALVTDGELNIIDDGIDLVIHAEEDKLAQMDEYVTNMHASSGLTEAVRASELSLAEAEERVLAYVKERFPAPRTAILAGNSIATDRSFLAKDMPELDAWLHYRMVDVSTIKELSRRWYPRIYFNQPEKGLAHRALADIVESVRELRYYRSTAFVAQPGPSSEEIESVVKELTTG